The following nucleotide sequence is from Columba livia isolate bColLiv1 breed racing homer chromosome 13, bColLiv1.pat.W.v2, whole genome shotgun sequence.
GCACACAGCACCCCACAAGGTGTGCACAGTTCTGCTTTCAGTTCTTACTACAATTATATCTCTGAACAGAGCCTCTGTTCAACTAAAACAATACCAAAAAACTCTTCCTCAAAGTTTAGACAGATaccttcttttaaaataaataaataaatctgtccCAAATAATTATCTTTTATCTTAATATCacaccctccccccccaaaaaaaatacaaacacttATAATTAATACAGATAAAGTTAAGCCTAAGTACATGAACACTTGTCTTGCTACTGGCCTCTTGTAATTCAAGGATTTAATCAGTATTTCTATAGATGTTGCATTTGTAGggatttttgcattattttaagaCAGCTACAACACACACTTGATGTGAATGTTACAATGAACACATATGTGCATGTGAGCCtaccaaattaaaatattttcatgtagaTTTTCAAATTAACTAAAGCACATTTTGGATACTTTGGCCAGAGAACTAgtgctccctctgctgaccaGTTAATTTAGTGGAACCTCACTACTATCAAGATGTCCTTACTTTTACATCTTAATGGTTATTTCCATTGTGGGAAAACCACAAAGCGACAAACACTTTACAAAACTTACAACACCTACTCAGACTATTTACTTTTACACCAGCTTGAACATCTATGATTTCTGACCTGGAATGTAGCATCTTCTCATATGAGTATTTAGCAGAAAGAATGTCAGTCAGATTCCAGTACGGCAACCAAAACATTACATCTTTCATCCACTTAATAAAGACTGGGTTTAAGtgttaaatgaatatttttacttaCAGTGATTCCCCCTCACTGTTTAGAATgaagttacaaaaaaaaccccaaacaatcaagcaaaaaaacaccaaaagcaAACACCTCTCCATCCCCCTGCCCCCAGACTCCAAATGTATTATGGAGGCCTGAATACTTAAATTTAAATAAGCATCGTAATTTAGGAACATGGAAAAAGagttctggaggaaaaaaaagaatcaaacaaaaccaaaacaacaaacaaaaaacacaacaagaaGTGGCGAAGTTGTATTTCAACTGAAAGTTTAagttttagggaaaaaaaatattttttttttctattatttaaatTAGTGCTTAACCTCAGATATTTTACTTAAAAGTCATAATGCCCATAATACCACATTCTGAGACACAGAGTTTGAGTGACTGTGATTTTGACTGTTGCTTCTCTGAACCGCTATGGAaattaaaatacacacaaaacacaaatccagAACTACTACTAAGCAGAACTATCTAAACTAAACCAGATACACTGTCTGCAAAGATGTTTGTTCCAATGTATTTGCAATATTGCAGAACTTGCATGTAAGTGTGCTGTCAAATCTTTACATCACTGTGCTTCCAGGAGCAGACTAATGCATTTAATTCACTCATTTAAGCATTGATTTTCCAAGTCACAAAACACTACTTTAATTAATGCCTATTAGCTGTGTTTGTAGTCAGAGAGGAAAACATCTATGATCCAATTCAAACAGGTAGAATCATTGTTTTCCTTACCACAAGTATGAATAGTTTGCTTTCATTGGCCTGTAACCAATTCCAAGAAGCATGCAGTGAAATCCATGACCCCAACAAACCTCTAACTAGTTTAATGTTACCCTTTTCCACTGTAGGATAATTATAGTATTACATGTTAAACTGAGCAAAACTAACATTAAATTACTAAGAGTACCTTTCTTACTGTCAAACACGTTCCCCAAAACAATCACTATCGATTTGCAGTTACAACAACCTACATACAATATCGTATCCAGAAGTAACACTTAGATGACGTAGTGCCACAACGACTCTTTTAAAAATGACCCAGATTTCATCACCGGGTggtgaaaaagacaaaacagttatttttattttattactatgtACTTAGCTGGTTTGCTATATTTCTTTTGCAGTTGCAGGTTTGCTCTATATCAAAGGTTTTCTAGATTATCTTCATAAAATGTATCACTTCATATCAGCTCTAATAAGGTTTAGCCCCTTTGTTCCTCTAGCTAATTTCTCTATTAAGAGGTAGTCTAGAAATGCATTCTTTTACTGCTAAATGTCTAAATTTCAAGCAATGATGCATGTAACTAATCACACAAAAGGATTTGTAAAAGCCCactcaaaggcaaaagggctcaGGAACACTGCTGAAGAGCTCTCCCCTCCTCACCCTTGGAGGCAGAGCACACCCCTCCTGCCGTTAACAGGGGCCAAGCCTTCATCATCGGCCTTTTTCTGGCAGATGGAATCTCAGTTTGCACAGGACCAGCCTCATGGATGAGGGCACACTTTAAATTGGACCCAGGCAACAAGGACTGCAGCAACCTCTGTGACATCTTGCATGTACCTGAAGTCTTCCTGCAGTCCCTGTCACCAAGATCTAAGtgtcagatttcctgagctaaTCCCATTTTGTTGATATCAAGGGGAATAGACCTACtaattttatctgaaaaacagGGCGAGCAGCCTCCAGGTTGAGTTGCTGGATGTGCTGCACTATGTACCAGATGAAACAACTTACAGGGTAAAGTGGTCTTCCAGAACAGAGGGTTCTTAACGATGCATTTGGTGACTGCAACTGTAGCACTGAATTACAGGCCAATTCTGAATATTCAaaagcattaatatttttttaacatatctATTAACAATTTCCTTCTAATCAGTCTTCAAGACATGTTATTTAAATGCCTGAAAAAAGCACTGAGAATTTTTATCTGgaggaaaagtattttaaaaaagccccaaatccaCAATTGCTATCGGTTCATGCCTCAAGATCTCATCTACTTAAGatcttgagaaaaaaattaaatactttttcatCTACTAAACTGCAGATGGATAATGAAATTCaggaaaagcaatatttttatcTGCTCTGCTGTACCCACACAAGTTCTTCGTAGCAACAGCAGTAAACAGTCCTATATTCCCAGTACGCACATTCATGTAAGCAACAGTTACTGCTGTACTTAAACAAGGAAAAGAATCACTAGAAAACACCATATgtgaaatttaagaaaatagaGCTAATTTGCAAGCTTAGATTGGCACTTTAGAGAGTATAAAGGAAAACCACtctaaaacacacaaaagtaTATGTTCAGAGATGAGAACATACTTATAGGTGGGGAGTTATTTTCTCTAATAAATGTAAAACCTGACATCCATAGGCAACAATAAGagtaaaataaagattaaacaTATTTTGGTGAAATATCAGCACTGTTATTTCTCTCTACTAAGTCAAATCTGAAATGTGCCCTCTTTTCCTGTATTTACATTTAGATGAATTTTTGAACTTCTGGATCTGTCAAACTTCCATTAAATTATTGTTGGTGGATTTGATGCACAgcacttcacagaaaaatacttaataaaAGGGTATAATTTCTAAGCAAATTAGATGCTTAAATACTTAATAGCATTGTTAATTCCTGCATAGAGAACCATGAAGTCCCTCATGTGTGTTTGAACTGAAAGCTGTCACTCAAGCCCACACATAGTTAAGAGAACATGCAGtcacatttgaaaataatttcagaagaaaatattactttgattcctagcttaaaaaaaaagtattgagaaaaaaacatctgaCAACCCCAGAGGGGTTTGAACAGCTTTCTAAAGTGCTATCTTCACATATACAAGGCAATTTGTTAAAGTATTTGACACTGTTACATCAAATAAAGGTTTGgtagtttgtttatttaattcaATTCCAGTGCTTCAATAGGGTGCTACTCACTTTCCATAAGAGCGGAGCCTTTCCTACACTCCATGCAGCTACAGGTATTATCCATCTCTCTATTAAATTGCACCAGTCTCAGAGAAATTTGTCCTGTTTGTTCATTTGGAAAGTTTTACCAGTAGTTCCCATAGAATCAGAACTGGGTCAGCGTTCATTAGTTCAGTTACATTTCAGTGAACATTTATCAAGACATTATTCTTCGTTGCGTACAGACCTGGAAACTCAGACAACTTTCACCAAACTTGCTTATATAAAGTTATTTTCAAGACTAGTAAGTAATCAAACGATTTAGGAACTTCCAGACCATAACACTAGGAACAGCTTGACtatcagagaaaaaacaataatGGTTTCAGTATCAAAGCTGGCTAGTGGTACAGAATAGCAGCAGTGCAAGTCTCTATTCATTGTTTCTGTGGTAATTTTCAATTGTTTCTGAATTAAAATAGATCACAGTAACTGTGATATCATCTCTGTACATTCTTGCAAGGTCTTCAGGCAGTGTCAGCATCGCAGTAAGTTTCTCTTGATCCACCTCCCCATACTCGTTACTTCCAATTGCATGCCGTATTAAATGAGTAGCTACATTTTGGTCAAGTGAGGTAACGCCtctatttttcctctgaagtaACAAGCTGTGCATATAACCCAAATTAACTGGTTTCTCAAAAGCCAGTTGTGGTTTCTGCACATTAAGCTCTGTAAGGTGTCCAGCAACAAGTTCTACAACCTTCTCATTACTTAGCATCTCCCATAGACCATCCGAAGCAATAACTAGAAATTTATCCTTGCCTCTTAATTTGTGGTATGTGACTTCAGGCTCTGCAGTTAAATAAGGAGGTGTATAGTAGCTTGGAGGAACATactgataaatatttaaagcctCAACATCACAGCTATTCTCCAGAATGCTGTGTTGCAACTCTTTACTCCATTTTAATTGCACATCTCCAAAAGCTCTAGATGGTATGAGAATTCCAAGTAATCTGTCATTCACAAATAGTGTTTTCTCCTCAGATCTAGGATGCTCTCTCTTCAGTCTTCTGATTTCAAATTCATTGAAGGCATTGTGGTCTCGAGTTAGAGGGAGAGTAGACCATGTTCCATCTTCTTCATGAACCCCTAAAATTGCTCTGCAATCACCAGTATTTGCAACATGTAAGTGAACACCATCAATGTGAGCTACACAGGCTGTTGCACCAGAAAAAGCTACTTGAAGGGCAATATTTCTCATCAGTTCCTTTTCCTGAGGAGCCTGAACTTCCAACGATATGTCTGAGTCTAACCTTTTGAATGCACATATCATGGCTTCTTCTAAACTAAATGCTGGCTCAGCATCTAGGTCCAGCAAATGTTGCCAGTAAACGCGGAGGTTTTCAAAATACTGTGAAGTTATTTCTTGATATTCTGTATCATTTAGATGCTTGTGCCACTGCAGAATAGGTGGAACTGGTTTCAAGCACTCCGCAGCAAGCTCCATCTCTTCCAAGGTTTGCCGAGACATGAGAGAAACTGCTATATAATGAAGCAGTCTCTCACTCACTGCCTGGGCACACGCAGAACCTGCATGACCATCGAAGACTCCAAACATCATCCCTTTGGTCTGCAAGCAGGTGGCTGCACTTCTGCGGTCTTCAACAGGGGTGTTGGATGCCAACTGGTTACTTTCAAACCTCAATACAGAATTTGCATTTTTACCATTCAAATCCAGTATTCTATGGGATAATTCACCTGCTCTGAGTATATCGTTGATTTGTGATGGAGACAACTGGAAAGAGAATTGTTCTTCTTCAGTGGAAGTGTGTCgaaatgctttttttaaggagaaagtATTGTCTAAACTGCAGTTCCCAGCAGGGTAGAGATATGTTTTGGAGAAAACAAGCTTCCATTTTATCGTGTTTCTGTTTGGGACACAGATGGAGTACAGACGTCCTTTTCCTTGTAAAACAATGCTGTTTCTTGCTGAGCTTAAGATCCAGGATGATACAGTTCTTGACATGATAAGTCACACCACAAAGAGTAGCACCTTCCTTCAGTAACACAGGATGTCCTTGCAGCCTGGAATATAAAAGTAGGAAAGGTACAAAATTTAGAAGGTTCACAAGAAGCTTTATAGACGGTAATACAAAAGGAAGTCTAGAGCCTACAGAAATATCCAGAACCTTTCTCCAAAAAAGACTACTATAAATACAGGCATCTTAAAAATGGTAAAATTTCCATCACTTAATTATAACCCGGGTGAATTTGGCTTAGGATATGACTGCCATTCTTCAGTTAACTAATCAGAAAACATAAATTTTACTTTCTAAGCATGTTTTCCTTCATTGTGGCAAGGCTAAGAAGAAATTCCAACATTACAAGAAATGTAATCATCAGCTGTTCAGTGAAAAGCCTCATCTAACATGACACACAACAAACAGATCCAACAAGCTAGAAAATAGTTTAAGTGACAATGCACAACTTCTAAAAGCCTGCTAGAGTAAAACTCTATTAATGCACTCTAAATAGCAAAAACAAGAGAAGATCACTACTCAAACCCTATAGAAAATATGAAAGATACGGCAAATTAATGATTTGTGTGAATTGCCATGACCCTCACATCTAGAACAAGTTAGCCTACCTTTCCAACTCTGTTCAAGCTTATAAGGTcagtgggtttgggttttgttgttgggggggttgttgggttttatttgttttttttttttttgtttgttttttaatcttcaagGTCTTAACCAACCTTCACACAGGCAGGATTTTTTTGC
It contains:
- the PDP2 gene encoding pyruvate dehydrogenase [acetyl-transferring]-phosphatase 2, mitochondrial yields the protein MSRTVSSWILSSARNSIVLQGKGRLYSICVPNRNTIKWKLVFSKTYLYPAGNCSLDNTFSLKKAFRHTSTEEEQFSFQLSPSQINDILRAGELSHRILDLNGKNANSVLRFESNQLASNTPVEDRRSAATCLQTKGMMFGVFDGHAGSACAQAVSERLLHYIAVSLMSRQTLEEMELAAECLKPVPPILQWHKHLNDTEYQEITSQYFENLRVYWQHLLDLDAEPAFSLEEAMICAFKRLDSDISLEVQAPQEKELMRNIALQVAFSGATACVAHIDGVHLHVANTGDCRAILGVHEEDGTWSTLPLTRDHNAFNEFEIRRLKREHPRSEEKTLFVNDRLLGILIPSRAFGDVQLKWSKELQHSILENSCDVEALNIYQYVPPSYYTPPYLTAEPEVTYHKLRGKDKFLVIASDGLWEMLSNEKVVELVAGHLTELNVQKPQLAFEKPVNLGYMHSLLLQRKNRGVTSLDQNVATHLIRHAIGSNEYGEVDQEKLTAMLTLPEDLARMYRDDITVTVIYFNSETIENYHRNNE